Proteins from a single region of Ziziphus jujuba cultivar Dongzao chromosome 1, ASM3175591v1:
- the LOC107433659 gene encoding E3 ubiquitin-protein ligase UPL1 isoform X1 — protein MKLKRRRALEVPPKIRSFINSVTAVPLENIEEPLRGFVWEFDKGDFHHWVDLFNHFDSFFEKHIKSRKDLQVEDNFLDLDPPFPRDAVLQILRVIRIILENCTNKHFYSSYEQHLSSLLACTDADVVEACLQTLAAFLKKTIGKYSIRDASLNSKLYALAQGWGGKEEGLGLITCAVQNSCDPLAHELGCTLHFEFYALNDSSSDPPAQEQTVQGLQIIHIPNINTRPETDCELLSKLVAEYNVPASLRFSLLTRLRFARAFGSLASRQQYACIRLYAFIVLVQANGDADDLVSFFNTEPEFVNELVSLLSYEDVVPEKIRILCLLSLVALCQDRSRQPTVLTAVTSGGHRGILSSLMQKAIDSVISDASKWSVVFAEALLSLVTVLVSSSSGCSAMREAGFIPTLLPLLKDTNPQHLHLVSTAVHILEAFMDYSNPAAALFRDLGGLDDTIARLKVEVSHVENGSKHQDEDPCTSGRSVQVVSGASTELDDMQPLYSEALVSYHRRLLMKVLLRAISLGTYAPGTSARVYGSEENLLPHCLCIIFKRAKDFGGGVFSLAATVMSDLIHKDPTCFPVLDAAGLPAAFLEAIMDGVLCSTEAITCIPQCLDALCLNNNGLQAVKDRNALRCFVKIFTSRTYLRALTSDTPGSLSGGLDELMRHASSLRGPGVDMLIEILNVISKIGNGIDTSYLSTDPTSCSTPVPMETDGEERNLIVADDKETSKIDNSEQTAELSSDSSLANVESFLPECVSNAARLLETILQNADTCRIFVEKKGIEAVLQLFTLPLMPLSSSVGQSISVAFKNFSPQHSASLARAVCSFLREHLKTTNELLVSVGGIQLAVVESAKQTKVLRCLSSLEGILSLSNFLLKGTTTVVSELGTSDADVLKDLGSTYREIIWQVSLCNDLKSDEKSNVDQESENVEAAPSNAAGRESDDDANIPAVRYMNPVSIRNNSQSLWGGEREFLSVFRSGEGLHRRTRPGLTRIRGGRTARHLEALNVDSEASSIVPDTSSSQDLKKKSPDVLVLEILNKLASTMRSFFTALVKGFTSPNRRRADSGSLSSASKTLGTAIAKIFLEALTFSVHDMSLSVKCRYLGKVVDDMAALTFDSRRRTCFTSMVNNFYVHGTFKELLTTFEATSQLLWNLPFSMPTSSIDNEKTGEGSRLSHSTWLLDTLQSYCRVLEYFVNSSLLLSPTSASQAQLLVQPVAVGLSIGLFPVPRDPEAFVRMLQSQVLDVILPVWNNPMFPKCSPGFIASIVSLVTHVYSGVGDVKRNRNGIVGSTNQRFMPPPLDEATIATIVEMGFSRARAEEALRRVETNSVEMAMEWLFSHPEDPVQEDDELARALALSLGNSSETSKVDNADKSVDVLAEEGRVKAPPVDDVLATSVRLFQSSDTMAFPLTDLLVTLCNRNKGEDRPKVASYLIQQLKLCPVDFSKDNNVLSVLSHIIALILFEDGSTREIAAQNGIVSTAIEILMNFKAKNESGDKILVPKCVSALLLILDNMLQSRPRIVSENTEGTQTGSDLSGEQASLSFPASATEKKSVSDMHEKESGMGFENILGKSTGYLTVEESHKVLLVACDLIKQHVPAVIMQAVLQLCARLTKTHALALQFLENGGLTALFGLPRSCFFPGYDTVASAIVRHLLEDPQTLQTAMEWEIRQTLNGNRHAGRISTRTFLTSMAPVISRDPVVFLKAAAAVCQLETSGGRTFVVLSKEKEKEKDKAKSSGVEAGLNSNDGVRISENKIHDGSGKCSKVHKKIPANLSQVIDQLLEIVLKFPSSKIQEDSLSNPSSMDLDEPAMKVKGKTKVDETRKLENDSERSAGLAKVTFVLKLLSDILLMYGHAVGVILRRDLEMSQLRSLSQSDTHGSGGIFHHVLHRLLPLTIDKSAGPDEWRDKLSEKASWFLVVLSGRSSEGRRRVINELVKALSSFSTLESNSTRSTLLPDKKVYAFVDLLYSILSKNSSSNNLPGSGCSPDIAKSMIDGGIVQCLTSILQVIDLDHPDAPKVVNLILKALESLTRAANANDQIFKSDGVNKKKSLGLNGRDDDQLTAPSAADTVDHNQNASNQQEVRNAVENGEQSQGTSQNAGHHEANPNQSAEQDLRIQVEEPIASNPAEELGMDFMREDMVEGSVLHNTDQIEMTFRVENRADDDMGDEDDDMGDEGEDDEDDDEGEDEDEDIAEDGGGMMSLADTDVEDHDDAGLGDDYNDEMIDEDDDDFHENRVIEVRWREALDGLDHLQVLGQPGAASGLIDVAAEPFEGVNVDDLFGLRRPLGFERRRQTGRSSFERSVAEVNGFQHPLLMRPSQSGDLVSMWSTGGNSSRDLEGLSSGSFDVAHFYMFDAPVLPYDHVPGGFFGDRLGGAAPPPLTDYSVGMDSLQLPGRRGLGDGRWTDDGQPQAGPQAAAIAQAVEEQFIAHLRSIAPVERQSEVSGVPDKQPDAPPSNDSQVAPEHDNSSSQQSEGQHQDNGDETTNNAVHTVAESVSCQDQVNPESIIEVAGEYQQAPEPMSIQPPSLDSALNEHDSMEIVDGNATNEPAETIPGFVSSSTDICADVQCERGSEVSLNLHDVPVQAVCSDSSSRPDGQASNVSADYGLDVPNPGAPHTSFVPENVDIDMNGTDAEGNQNDRLMPASEHGTDEPSLQNSVVTPDTDQADQAGLNNNASGANAIDPTFLEALPEDLRAEVLASQQAQSVQPPSYAPPSAEDIDPEFLAALPPEIQAEVLAQQRAQRVAQQAEGQPVDMDNASIIATFPADLREEVLLTSSEAVLSALPSPLLAEAQILRDRAMSHYQARSLFGNSHRLNNRRNGLGFDRQAVMDRGVGVTIGRRAVSAITDSLKVKEIEGEPLLDANALKALIRLLRLAQPLGKGLLQRLLLNLCAHSITRAILVRLLLIMIKPEAEGSVGVLATINSQRLYGCHSNVVYGRSQLLDGLPPLVLHRVLEILTYLATSHTVVANMLFYFDYSNIPEALSSIDTGAKKDKGKEIIEEGSFSSKPLGNTQDGDIPLILLLKLLNRPLFLRSTAHLEQVMGLLRVVVDNAATKLDSQSQSDKETQNSQNLATDEACDDVKKDPSSLEPESNEDNKCVAAESSGSDGKRSTDTYNIFLQLPQSDLCNLCSLLGREGLSDKVYMLAGEVLKKLASVAVAHRKFFTTELSELSHGLSSSAVSELVTLRNTQMLGLSACSMAGAAILRVLQVLSSLTSHSANENSSLDGDEEQEEHATMLKLNIALEPLWKELSECISATETQLGQSSFTPSMSNINVGEHIQGASSSSSLPPGTQRLLPFIEAFFVLCEKLQANQSITLQDHADVTAREVKESAGGSDSSSTKCSGDSQRKHDGAVTFTKFAEKHRRLLNAFVRQNPGLLEKSLSMMLRAPRLIDFDNKRAYFRSRIRQQHEQHLSGPLRISVRRAYVLEDSYNQLRMRPNQDLKGRLNVQFQGEEGIDAGGLTREWYQLLSRVIFDKGALLFTTVGNNATFQPNPNSVYQTEHLSYFKFVGRVVAKALFDGQLLDVYFTRSFYKHILDVKVTYHDIEAVDPDYYKNLKWMLENDVSDIPDLTFSMDADEEKHILYEKNQVTDYELKPGGRNIRVTEETKHEYVDLVADHILTNAIRPQITSFLDGFNELVPRELISIFNDKELELLISGLPEIDLDDLKANTEYTGYTAASSVVQWFWEVVKGFNKEDMARLLQFVTGTSKVPLEGFKALQGISGPQRFQIHKAYGAPDRLPSAHTCFNQLDLPEYTSKEQLHERLLLAIHEASEGFGFG, from the exons ATGAAGTTGAAGCGAAGGAGGGCACTTGAAGTG CCTCCAAAAATCAGATCCTTCATCAATAGTGTCACTGCTGTGCCACTTGAAAACATAGAAGAACCCCTAAGAGGATTTGTTTGGGAGTTTGATAAG GGAGATTTCCATCATTGGGTTGatctttttaatcattttgattctttttttgagAAGCACATAAAATCAAGGAAAGATTTGCAGGTTGAGGATAATTTTCTTGATTTGGATCCACCCTTCCCAAGAGATGCGGTACTTCAAATTCTCCGTGTTATAAggataattttggaaaattgcaCAAATAAGCACTTCTATAGTTCTTATGAG CAGCATCTTTCTTCCCTTCTTGCTTGCACCGATGCCGATGTGGTTGAGGCTTGTCTGCAAACTTTGGCTGCATTTTTGAAGAAAACGATTGGGAAGTACTCAATTAGGGATGCTTCTCTGAATTCAAAGTTATATGCTCTTGCACAAGGTTGGGGGGGAAAGGAAGAAGGCCTTGGATTGATTACTTGTGCCGTACAGAATTCTTGTGATCCACTTGCTCATGAGTTGGGTTGCACCCTCCATTTTGAGTTCTATGCATTAAATGATTCATCAAGTGACCCCCCAGCCCAAGAGCAGACTGTCCAAGGTTTACAAATTATTCATATACCTAACATCAACACCCGTCCAGAAACTGACTGTGAGCTTTTGAGTAAGTTAGTTGCAGAGTATAATGTGCCTGCTAGTTTAAGATTTTCACTATTGACAAGATTGCGGTTTGCAAGGGCTTTTGGCTCTTTAGCTTCTCGACAGCAGTATGCATGCATTCGCTTGTATGCCTTCATAGTTCTTGTTCAAGCAAATGGCGATGCTGATGAcctagtttctttctttaacacTGAGCCTGAGTTTGTCAATGAATTAGTTTCCTTGTTGAGCTATGAAGATGTCGTTCCTGAAAAAATTCGAATTCTATGTCTTCTTTCTTTGGTTGCTCTATGTCAAGATAGGTCCAGACAACCTACTGTGCTGACGGCTGTGACATCTGGTGGTCACCGTGGCATACTATCAAGCCTCATGCAGAAGGCTATTGATTCTGTCATTAGTGATGCTTCAAAGTGGTCTGTTGTTTTTGCTGAGGCTTTATTATCTCTTGTCACTGTTCTGGTTTCGTCATCATCAGGTTGTTCAGCCATGCGGGAGGCAGGATTTATTCCTACTCTTCTGCCTCTGCTTAAAGATACAAATCCACAGCATTTGCATTTGGTCAGTACAGCTGTGCATATTTTAGAAGCCTTTATGGATTACAGTAATCCTGCTGCTGCGTTGTTCCGAGATTTAGGGGGTTTAGATGACACCATTGCTCGATTGAAGGTGGAAGTGTCTCATGTAGAAAATGGTTCAAAGCATCAAGATGAAGATCCTTGTACTAGTGGGAGGAGTGTACAAGTGGTTTCAGGTGCTTCCACTGAGCTAGATGACATGCAGCCTCTATATTCTGAAGCATTAGTTTCGTATCACAGGCGATTACTGATGAAAGTTTTATTGCGTGCTATATCTCTTGGAACATATGCTCCTGGGACTAGTGCTCGTGTCTATGGCTCTGAGGAGAATTTGTTGCCACATTGCTtatgcataatttttaaaagggcCAAAGATTTTGGGGGTGGAGTGTTTTCACTGGCAGCTACAGTCATGAGTGATTTAATTCACAAAGATCCTACCTGCTTTCCTGTCTTAGATGCGGCGGGTCTTCCTGCTGCTTTTTTGGAGGCTATAATGGATGGTGTTCTCTGCTCTACAGAAGCCATAACATGCATACCCCAGTGTTTAGATGCCCTTTGCCTAAATAATAACGGTCTTCAGGCTGTTAAAGATCGTAATGCTTTAAGGTGCTTTGTGAAAATATTCACTTCAAGAACCTATCTTCGTGCACTCACCAGTGATACCCCTGGTTCCTTGTCTGGTGGATTGGATGAACTAATGCGCCATGCTTCCTCATTGCGTGGGCCTGGAGTTGATATGTTGATTGAGATCTTGAATGTCATTtcaaaaattggaaatggaattGATACTTCTTACTTGTCCACTGATCCTACGAGCTGTTCCACACCTGTTCCTATGGAAACTGATGGTGAGGAGAGGAACTTGATTGTTGCAGATGATAAGGAAACATCCAAGATTGATAATTCTGAGCAGACTGCTGAACTGTCATCTGATTCTTCATTGGCAAATGTTGAATCATTCCTTCCAGAATGTGTGAGCAATGCTGCACGTCTTCTTGAAACAATACTTCAAAATGCTGACACATGTCGCATATTTGTTGAGAAGAAGGGGATTGAAGCTGTCTTGCAGTTATTTACTTTACCTTTAATGCCTCTTTCATCATCTGTTGGTCAGAGTATCTCGGTTGCATTTAAGAACTTCTCACCACAGCATTCTGCTTCTCTGGCTCGGGCAGTATGTTCATTTTTGAGAGAACATCTGAAAACAACAAATGAACTCTTAGTTTCTGTGGGAGGGATTCAACTTGCTGTGGTTGAATCTGCGAAGCAAACAAAGGTTTTGAGATGTCTCTCCAGTCTTGAAGgtattctctctctttctaattttttgttgAAGGGGACTACTACTGTGGTGTCTGAACTGGGCACTTCAGATGCTGATGTGTTAAAAGATCTTGGGAGTACATACAGGGAGATCATTTGGCAGGTTTCGTTGTGTAATGATCTCAAATCAGATGAAAAGAGCAATGTTGATCAAGAATCTGAGAATGTTGAGGCAGCTCCATCTAATGCTGCTGGAAGGGAGAGTGATGATGATGCTAATATTCCTGCTGTGAGATATATGAACCCTGTTTCTATAAGGAATAATTCTCAGTCCTTGTGGGGTGGAGAACGTGAATTTCTTTCGGTTTTTCGTTCTGGTGAAGGTTTGCACCGTCGTACTCGACCTGGGTTAACACGTATACGGGGTGGAAGGACAGCCCGGCACCTGGAGGCTTTGAATGTTGATTCTGAAGCTTCTTCCATTGTACCAGATACATCTTCTTCACAAGACTTGAAAAAGAAAAGTCCTGATGTTTTAGTGTTGGAAATTCTCAACAAGCTTGCATCGACTATGCGCTCCTTCTTCACAGCTCTTGTCAAGGGATTCACATCACCAAATCGTCGTAGAGCTGATTCGGGCTCGTTGAGTTCAGCTTCAAAGACTCTTGGAACTGCCATTGCTAAAATTTTCCTTGAGGCACTTACTTTTTCTGTGCATGATATGTCTTTGTCAGTGAAGTGTCGATATCTTGGAAAGGTGGTGGATGACATGGCAGCACTTACATTTGACAGTAGGCGTCGTACTTGTTTTACTTCAATGGTCAATAATTTTTATGTCCATGGTACCTTTAAGGAACTGCTTACCACATTTGAAGCTACGAGTCAGTTGCTATGGAATTTACCTTTCTCAATGCCAACATCGAGTATTGATAATGAAAAGACAGGTGAAGGAAGCAGATTGTCCCATAGTACATGGTTGCTTGACACTTTGCAGAGCTATTGCCGTGTGCTTGAGTATTTTGTTAATTCTTCTTTGCTTCTATCTCCGACCTCTGCATCCCAAGCGCAGCTGCTTGTTCAACCAGTTGCAGTTGGTCTTTCAATTGGGCTTTTTCCGGTACCAAGGGACCCAGAGGCCTTTGTTCGAATGCTGCAATCTCAAGTCCTGGATGTGATACTTCCAGTTTGGAACAACCCCATGTTCCCCAAGTGTAGTCCAGGTTTCATTGCTTCCATTGTTTCACTTGTTACGCATGTGTATTCTGGTGTTGGAGATGTGAAGCGGAATCGCAACGGTATTGTTGGAAGTACAAACCAACGCTTCATGCCCCCTCCATTAGATGAAGCTACAATTGCCACAATTGTTGAGATGGGTTTTTCAAGGGCAAGAGCAGAGGAAGCACTTAGAAGGGTGGAGACAAATAGTGTTGAAATGGCCATGGAGTGGCTTTTCAGTCATCCTGAGGATCCTGTTCAGGAGGATGATGAACTGGCTCGAGCACTTGCTTTGTCACTAGGGAACTCATCAGAAACATCTAAAGTTGACAATGCTGACAAGTCTGTGGATGTCCTGGCAGAAGAGGGTCGTGTGAAGGCACCCCCAGTTGATGATGTTCTTGCTACATCTGTTAGATTGTTTCAGAGTAGTGATACAATGGCATTTCCATTAACGGATTTGCTTGTAACACTTTGTAATCGCAACAAAGGTGAAGACCGTCCGAAAGTTGCGTCTTATCTGATTCAGCAGCTAAAGCTTTGTCCAGTGGATTTTTCTAAGGATAACAACGTGTTAAGTGTGTTATCGCACATTATAGCACTGATTCTTTTTGAGGATGGAAGCACCAGAGAAATTGCTGCACAGAATGGTATTGTGTCTACTGCAATAGAAATCTTGATGAACTTTAAGGCTAAAAATGAGTCTGGTGATAAAAttcttgtgcccaagtgtgttaGTGCGCTGCTACTTATTTTGGATAACATGCTGCAGTCCAGGCCCAGAATTGTTTCTGAAAATACTGAAGGAACTCAGACAGGGTCAGACTTATCTGGAGAGCAAGCTTCCTTGTCATTTCCTGCTTCAGCTACAGAGAAGAAATCAGTTTCAGACATGCATGAGAAAGAATCAGGCATgggatttgaaaatatattgggGAAATCTACAGGGTATTTGACTGTTGAAGAGAGTCATAAGGTGCTGTTAGTTGCTTGTGACTTGATAAAGCAGCACGTCCCTGCTGTCATAATGCAGGCTGTTCTGCAGTTATGTGCTCGTTTAACAAAAACACATGCTCTAGCTTTGCAGTTCCTCGAAAATGGAGGCTTGACTGCTCTCTTTGGTCTTCCGAGAAGTTGCTTTTTCCCTGGATATGATACAGTTGCATCTGCTATTGTTCGTCATCTCCTTGAAGATCCACAAACTTTGCAAACAGCAATGGAGTGGGAGATAAGACAAACTTTGAATGGTAACCGGCATGCTGGACGTATATCAACACGGACATTTTTGACATCAATGGCACCTGTTATCTCTAGAGATCCTGTGGTTTTCCTGAAAGCTGCAGCTGCAGTTTGTCAATTGGAGACCTCTGGAGGTAGGACCTTTGTTGTTTTatcaaaggaaaaagagaaggaaaaggacAAAGCAAAATCATCAGGTGTTGAAGCTGGATTAAATTCTAATGATGGTGTCCGAATTTCTGAAAACAAGATACATGATGGATCAGGCAAATGCTCCAAAGTTCACAAGAAGATCCCTGCAAATCTCTCGCAAGTTATCGACCAGCTTCTTGAAATAGTCTTAAAATTCCCTTCATCGAAAATTCAGGAAGACTCTTTGAGTAACCCATCTTCTATGGATCTTGATGAACCTGCTATGAAGGTAAAGGGTAAAACAAAAGTTGATGAGACAAGGAAACTGGAGAATGATTCTGAAAGGTCTGCTGGACTGGCTAAGGTGACTTTTGTTCTCAAGTTATTGAGTGATATTCTTCTAATGTATGGGCATGCTGTTGGGGTTATACTTAGACGAGATTTGGAGATGTCTCAGCTGCGGTCATTGAGTCAGTCAGATACTCATGGAAGTGGTGGGATATTTCATCATGTCCTACATCGGTTACTTCCACTCACCATTGATAAATCTGCTGGACCTGATGAATGGAGAGATAAGCTGTCTGAAAAAGCTTCTTGGTTCTTGGTGGTTTTGTCTGGTCGTTCCAGTGAAGGACGTAGACGAGTAATTAATGAACTTGTGAAAGCTTTATCCTCATTCTCAACTTTGGAGAGTAATTCTACTAGGAGCACTTTGTTGCCAGATAAAAAGGTTTATGCCTTTGTTGATTTGTTATATTCTATTTTATCGAAGAATTCATCATCCAACAATTTACCTGGTTCTGGTTGTTCACCAGACATAGCAAAGAGTATGATAGATGGAGGGATTGTTCAATGTTTAACTAGTATTCTTCAGGTGATTGATCTGGATCATCCTGATGCTCCTAAAGTAGTGAATCTTATACTCAAGGCCTTAGAAAGCCTAACAAGGGCTGCTAATGCCAATGACCAGATTTTTAAATCTGATGGGGTGAACAAGAAGAAATCCTTGGGGTTAAATGGAAGAGATGATGATCAGCTGACTGCACCATCAGCTGCTGATACTGTGGACCATAATCAGAATGCAAGCAATCAGCAGGAGGTTAGAAATGCTGTTGAGAATGGAGAACAGAGTCAAGGCACTTCTCAAAATGCAGGTCATCATGAAGCAAACCCAAATCAGTCAGCAGAACAAGATCTGAGGATACAAGTGGAAGAACCAATTGCATCTAATCCAGCAGAAGAGCTAGGAATGGATTTCATGCGTGAGGATATGGTAGAAGGTAGTGTTTTACACAACACTGACCAAATTGAGATGACATTTCGTGTTGAGAACAGGGCAGATGATGATATgggtgatgaagatgatgacatgGGCGATGAAGGTGAAGacgatgaagatgatgatgagggGGAGGATGAGGATGAGGATATAGCTGAAGATGGTGGTGGCATGATGTCTCTAGCTGATACTGATGTGGAAGACCATGATGATGCTGGTTTGGGAGATGACTACAATGATGAAAtgattgatgaagatgatgatgattttcATGAGAATCGTGTCATAGAGGTGAGATGGAGGGAGGCCCTTGATGGACTTGATCATTTGCAGGTACTTGGGCAACCTGGAGCTGCAAGTGGTCTTATTGATGTAGCAGCCGAACCTTTTGAAGGGGTTAATGTTGATGACCTTTTTGGTCTTCGAAGGCCCTTAGGCTTTGAACGTCGCCGGCAGACAGGTAGATCTTCCTTTGAGCGATCTGTTGCAGAAGTAAATGGTTTTCAACATCCACTCCTAATGAGGCCATCCCAGTCTGGAGATCTGGTCTCAATGTGGTCAACCGGTGGAAATTCATCCCGGGACTTGGAAGGTTTGTCATCAGGGAGCTTTGATGTAGCTCATTTCTACATGTTTGATGCTCCTGTTCTTCCATATGATCATGTACCAGGTGGTTTCTTTGGTGACCGTTTGGGTGGTGCAGCACCCCCACCTTTGACTGATTATTCTGTAGGTATGGACTCATTGCAGTTGCCGGGACGAAGAGGGCTAGGTGATGGTAGGTGGACTGATGATGGCCAGCCTCAAGCAGGTCCTCAAGCTGCTGCTATTGCACAGGCCGTGGAGGAACAATTCATAGCCCATTTACGCAGTATTGCTCCTGTTGAAAGACAGTCTGAAGTTTCAGGAGTCCCTGACAAGCAACCAGATGCTCCTCCATCTAATGATAGTCAAGTAGCTCCAGAACATGATAACAGCAGCAGTCAACAAAGTGAAGGTCAGCATCAAGACAATGGTGATGAAACCACCAATAATGCTGTTCATACAGTTGCAGAAAGTGTCTCCTGCCAGGATCAAGTCAATCCAGAATCGATTATTGAAGTTGCAGGGGAATATCAGCAGGCACCTGAACCCATGTCAATTCAACCACCATCACTGGATAGTGCACTAAATGAACATGATAGTATGGAAATCGTTGATGGTAATGCGACCAATGAACCTGCAGAGACAATTCCAGGATTTGTCAGCTCATCTACTGACATTTGTGCTGATGTCCAATGCGAAAGGGGTTCTGAAGTGTCTTTAAATCTCCATGATGTTCCAGTGCAGGCTGTATGTTCTGATAGTTCTTCAAGGCCAGATGGTCAGGCCAGTAATGTGTCAGCGGATTATGGTTTAGATGTGCCTAATCCAGGAGCCCCGCATACCTCTTTTGTGCCAGAAAATGTTGATATTGATATGAATGGTACTGATGCTGAAGGAAACCAAAACGACCGACTGATGCCTGCTTCTGAGCATGGAACAGATGAGCCATCATTGCAGAACTCGGTAGTTACACCAGACACTGATCAGGCTGACCAAGCTGGTTTGAATAACAATGCGTCAGGTGCTAATGCTATTGATCCCACTTTCTTGGAGGCCCTACCTGAAGATTTACGAGCAGAAGTTCTAGCTTCTCAGCAAGCTCAATCTGTTCAACCTCCATCTTATGCACCTCCTTCTGCAGAGGACATTGACCCGGAGTTTCTAGCGGCCCTTCCTCCAGAAATCCAAGCTGAAGTTTTGGCCCAGCAAAGAGCTCAAAGGGTTGCACAGCAGGCTGAAGGACAGCCCGTTGACATGGACAATGCTTCAATTATTGCTACTTTTCCTGCTGATCTGCGTGAAGAG GTACTTTTGACTTCTTCAGAAGCAGTCTTGTCTGCATTGCCTTCGCCATTACTTGCTGAAGCCCAAATTCTAAGAGACAGAGCAATGAGTCATTATCAGGCTCGGAGCCTTTTTGGAAACAGCCACAGACTAAATAATAGGAGAAATGGGTTGGGTTTTGATCGGCAGGCAGTAATGGATAGGGGTGTTGGAGTTACAATTGGCCGAAGGGCAGTTTCAGCTATTACAGATAGTTTGAAGGTGAAGGAAATTGAAGGCGAGCCTCTTTTAGATGCTAATGCATTGAAAGCCTTGATCAGGCTTCTTCGATTAGCACAG CCTCTTGGTAAAGGTCTTCTGCAGAGACTGTTGTTAAATCTTTGTGCGCATAGCATTACAAGGGCAATTCTAGTTCGCCTTTTGCTCATTATGATCAAGCCTGAGGCTGAGGGCTCTGTTGGTGTATTGGCAacaattaattctcaaaggcttTATGGCTGTCATTCGAATGTTGTTTATGGACGTTCGCAGCTATTGGATG GTCTTCCTCCCTTGGTGCTGCATCGAGTTCTAGAGATTTTGACATATTTGGCTACAAGTCATACTGTTGTTGCAAATATGCTGTTCTACTTTGATTACTCAAATATTCCAGAAGCACTAAGTTCAATAGATACTGGAGCCAAGAAGGACAAAGGCAAAGAGATAATTGAGGAAGGAAGCTTTTCTTCAAAGCCTCTTGGAAACACCCAGGATGGTGATATTCCGTTGATACTGTTATTGAAGCTCTTGAACCGTCCTCTGTTTCTACGCAGCACTGCTCATCTTGAGCAG GTCATGGGCTTGCTTCGAGTTGTAGTTGATAATGCAGCAACAAAATTAGACTCTCAATCTCAGTCTGACAAGGAAactcaaaattcacaaaatctGGCAACGGATGAAGCTTGTGATGATGTTAAGAAAGATCCTTCTTCCTTGGAGCCAGAGTCTAATGAAGACAATAAATGTGTGGCTGCTGAATCATCCGGTTCAGATGGAAAGAGGAGCACTGATACATATAATATCTTTTTGCAGCTGCCACAGTCTGATTTATGCAATCTTTGCAGTCTTCTTGGTCGTGAGGG GCTCTCAGATAAAGTTTATATGCTTGCTGGTGAGGTGCTGAAGAAGTTGGCATCAGTTGCTGTGGCCCACCGGAAGTTTTTTACTACAGAGCTTTCAGAATTATCTCATGGTTTGAGCAGTTCAGCTGTTAGTGAGCTTGTCACCCTCCGGAATACACAGATGCTTGGTCTGAGTGCTTGTTCCATGGCTGGGGCAGCAATTCTACGTGTTCTACAAGTACTTAGCTCGCTCACTTCACATAGTGCTAATGAGAATTCAAGTCTGGATGGTGATGAAGAGCAGGAGGAGCATGCAACCATGTTGAAGCTAAATATTGCACTTGAGCCACTGTGGAAAGAACTAAGCGAATGTATAAGTGCGACTGAGACTCAGTTAGGTCAGAGCTCCTTCACTCCGTCTATGTCAAATATAAATGTTGGGGAGCACATACAAGGGGCCTCTTCATCATCTTCTCTCCCCCCTGGGACCCAGAGACTTCTGCCTTTCATTGAGGCATTCTTTGTTTTGTGTGAAAAGCTTCAAGCAAACCAGTCCATTACGCTGCAAGATCATGCCGATGTTACTGCAAGAGAAGTCAAAGAGTCTGCTGGAGGCTCTGATTCGTCATCAACCAAATGCTCTGGCGATTCTCAGAGAAAGCATGATGGTGCTGTCACATTTACAAAGTTTGCTGAAAAGCATCGTCGGCTTTTAAATGCATTTGTCAGGCAGAACCCTGGTTTGCTGGAGAAATCACTTTCTATGATGCTGAGGGCACCGAGGCTAATTGACTTTGATAATAAAAGGGCCTATTTCCGCTCAAGAATTAGGCAGCAGCATGAGCAACACCTCTCTGGCCCACTGAGGATAAGTGTTCGGAGGGCATATGTTTTGGAGGACTCCTATAATCAGTTGCGCATGCGTCCTAATCAGGACCTGAAGGGACGCTTGAATGTACAATTTCAAGGTGAAGAAGGTATTGATGCAGGTGGCCTGACAAGAGAATGGTATCAGTTGTTATCCAGAGTTATATTTGACAAGGGGGCATTGCTTTTTACCACTGTTGGGAACAATGCAACTTTCCAGCCAAACCCTAACTCTGTCTACCAGACAGAACATCTTTCTTACTTTAAGTTTGTTGGCCGTGTG GTTGCCAAAGCACTTTTTGATGGGCAACTGTTGGATGTTTATTTCACTCGGTCTTTCTACAAGCACATACTTGATGTAAAGGTGACTTACCATGACATAGAAGCTGTTGATCCTGATTACTACAAGAATTTGAAATggatgcttgag AATGATGTAAGTGACATTCCTGACCTGACTTTTAGCATGGATGCGGATGAAGAAAAGCACATCCTTTATGAGAAAAACCAG GTTACTGATTATGAACTCAAACCTGGAGGAAGAAATATAAGGGTCACGGAGGAAACTAAGCATGAATATGTAGACCTTGTTGCTGATCATATCTTGACCAATGCTATCCGTCCCCAAATAACTTCATTCCTAGATGGTTTCAATGAATTGGTACCACGGGAGCTTATCTCTATTTTCAATGATAAAGAGCTTGAGTTACTTATAAGTGGTCTCCCAGAAATTGATC TGGATGATTTGAAAGCCAACACCGAGTATACTGGCTATACAGCAGCATCCAGTGTTGTTCAATGGTTTTGGGAGGTAGTTAAAGGTTTTAACAAGGAAGATATGGCAAGACTACTGCAATTTGTGACTGGAACATCAAAG GTCCCACTGGAGGGTTTTAAGGCTTTGCAAGGCATCTCGGGTCCCCAGAGGTTTCAAATTCACAAGGCGTATGGTGCTCCGGACAGGTTGCCTTCAGCGCATACATG CTTCAATCAACTAGATCTTCCAGAGTATACCTCGAAGGAACAGCTTCACGAACGCTTGCTACTCGCCATACATGAAGCTAGTGAAGGG